In the Manis javanica isolate MJ-LG chromosome 14, MJ_LKY, whole genome shotgun sequence genome, one interval contains:
- the TICAM2 gene encoding TIR domain-containing adapter molecule 2 → MGVGKSKTDPCPLTLSWGKSPSVETSQRPPESDARKPEELSLCGVAEHSNPAEPPAGERERAGAEAVEDLPEEEAEEDVFLKFVILHAEDDINEALRVQDLLQNDFGIKPGIIFAEMPCGRQHLQNLDDAVNGSAWTILLLTENFLRDTWCKFQFYTSLMNSVNRQHKYNSVIPMRPLNKPLPRERTPFALRTINALEEESRGFPTQVERIFQESVYKIQQAIWKETRNMVQRQFAA, encoded by the coding sequence ATGGGTGTCGGGAAGTCTAAAACAGATCCATGCCCTCTTACTCTCTCTTGGGGTAAAAGCCCCAGTGTGGAGACAAGTCAAAGACCTCCTGAGTCAGATGCCAGGAAACCGGAAGAGCTCTCCCTGTGCGGTGTTGCTGAGCATAGCAACCCTGCAGAGCCACCAGCAGGAGAACGGGAGAGAGCCGGGGCCGAGGCAGTCGAGGATTTGCCTGAGGAGGAAGCGGAAGAGGATGTGTTCCTCAAGTTTGTGATACTACACGCGGAAGACGACATCAACGAAGCCCTCCGAGTCCAAGATCTGCTACAAAACGACTTTGGCATCAAACCTGGAATAATCTTTGCAGAGATGCCATGTGGCAGACAGCATCTACAGAACTTAGATGATGCCGTCAATGGGTCTGCCTGGACCATCTTATTATTGACTGAAAACTTTTTAAGAGATACCTGGTGTAAGTTCCAGTTCTATACGTCCCTAATGAACTCCGTCAACAGGCAGCACAAATACAACTCGGTCATACCCATGCGGCCCCTGAACAAGCCTCTGCCCCGGGAGAGGACTCCCTTTGCTCTGCGGACCATCAATGCCCTAGAGGAAGAAAGTCGCGGCTTTCCTACACAAGTAGAACGAATATTCCAGGAGTCTGTTTATAAGATTCAACAGGCTATATGGAAAGAGACAAGAAATATGGTGCAAAGGCAATTTGCTGCCTGA